GAAGCATTTGTTGCTGGAAAAGCCTGTAGGGttgaatgttgaagaagtggATGTGATATTAGAGGCTTGTGAATCTAATGGAGTGCAGTTTATGGATGGTACTATGTGGATGCATCATCCGAGGACGGCTAAGATGAGAGAATTTCTTTCCAATTCGCAGAAATTTGGGGAACTCAAATCAGTATGTGAGAGAGAGTTTTATTGCTGATTGATTTGTAGTTTTGTTGAAATTTATATGGTTTGGTGAAATTGTTTTCCTTATCTTATCGTTTAAGTCGGATTTTCAGCAAAATATATGGCTTGTTCTCTGTAATGCAGGCCTGATAATTGTTTTTTGGGTGAGCTTATaggatgaaaataaaaattgctGTTGAGGAACTGATAAGGTAAACATTAGTGAGATAAAATGACATCAAGGAGGGAGGGTctctattttgttttcttttttctattataGCCACTGGCATTGGATCATAGATTTTGAacttaaaacttgaaaaattgaaattttgagattgaaacttgaaaatttgagtttttgaagttgaaatttaagtttatgaagttgaaacttgaaaatttgagtttttgatgttgcaacttgaaattttttgtttttgaggttgaaatttggaaatttgagattgaaacttgaaaatttgagtttttgaagtttgCGATTTTTTGAACTTGAAGTTGTGTTGGGACATGCATTTTACTTCGAAAAGAATTGAAGTTTTGTGAGCAAAACTGAAATTTCTCCTAAAAACTGGTCTGAACTTGATATTACTTGAAGATTAGCAAAAATCTGATAAAATTTCATGGCCAAACAAATATTTgaagataaatttttcaaaatttgatccAAGATCTATTGCCAAACGCTATTTAAGTGTATGGTTGGAGATTTCTCCCTTTTTGTCAAGAAGGGGAGTTGGGTAAAGTAAGTTTATCTTTAGAGGAGCAGGGGCTTGAAGTTGTAGTGCTTGAGGGTTAGTGTATTCCAGAACAGAGGTAGATCCAAAATTTGAGTATTACGGGTTTGAGTTTGGGATTTTATCATAGTTATTTAGTGGATCTTTTGACATATATACATAGTTCGAGCCAAAGCTATTGAATTTAGTCAAATTCACAAGTCATACTCTACATCCGCCCCTGTAGACGCCGAGATGCTGATTTAACATAGTTGATTAATTGATTAATAGTTATCATGTTGGGGAATGGGTAGGAGGATTTGAATGTATCTAAACTAAACTAGAATGTTTCATCATgttgaaaagaaagaatagtCAGCAAAAGCATAGATGTTGTTGAGCAAAGTATCAAGTTGTCGGATAAATCATCAGTTTTTGGCTAAATATTAGCCAGAGGTGTAAAGTAATGTGTATCAACAATTGCTATTTGGATACAGTACTTATTCTTAAACCAAGAAGTTGACTGTTTGTGACCCCGTTCCCTACTGGTAGGACCGGGGCTAGGTTTAGTGTTCGTGTTTATCTGCCGTAGGGAAACAGCTAAACCTTTTTATGCACTTGATGGAGTTGAGGGGACTTGATCTTTAGTCAATTGAGGGTTTATAGTGGTTGAAGTTTACCAATTTGCACACATTCTTGGAATTTGTTATATGTGGTGCAGTGGTTATTCAAACCTTTCAAGGTAGTTCCATCTCTCATTTTATTGTGAAAACTAGATTGTCTGTTCTTCTGTTAGACCTCCACATTCCTTTTGAGTTGGTTATCGTAAAACTCCCTTTTATCGATTTTGCAAACTATGACCTAGTTGCACTAGAGACCTCAAAATCTCTCTGGCATCGTAATTAGGTTGGAGTTTTACATGCTCACCTGTACTAGCTTTTTATTCCAGTATCAGATCCATTGATTATCTTATTGTGTTGATGTTCTTTTGACAAAAGTGTTTCATAGGCATTGATTCGCTAAGTATTTTTCTTGCTCTTTGCTTTCATTTATACAACCACACACTCTTTTGCTGAAGTTGATATCTAATGAGTTCTGCAGGTGAACACTTGTTTCACCTTTGCTGCTGATCAAAACTTCCTCGAAAATGACATTCGTGCAAAACCAGATCTTGATGCTCTTGGTGCTCTTGGTGACGTTGGGTGGTATTGCATTAGAGGAATTTTGTGGGCTGCTGATTTTGAGCTTCCCAAATCAGTAATTGCTTTACGCAACCCTGTGTTCAACAAGGCAGGAGTGATTATCTCATGTGGTGCTTCTTTATCGTGGGAAGACGGGAAGATAGGAACTTTTCATTGCTCTTTCCTATCCAACTTGACAATGGATTTAACAGCTGTTGGAACGAAGGGAACGTTGCACCTTCACGACTTTATCATCCCTTTCGAGGAGAAGAAAGCTTCATTTATCTCATCAGTAGAATCTGGATTTAAAGAACTCGTAACAGGATGGGAGCCAAAACCAAGCGAGCACACGGTCATGACAGACATTCCCCAAGAAGCTCTCATGGTGAGGGAATTCTGTAAGCTGGTTGAAAGTATTAAAAATGATGGCGCGAAACCTGAGAAGAAGTGGCCAACTCTTAGTAGGAAGACAACTCTGGTTTTGGATGCTGTCAAGGCATCGATCCAAAAAGGTTTCGAAGCTGTGGAGATTGTAAGTTGATCATTAGGTATCACACAGCTTGGGGTCTTCTAtaaattgatgttttaatgtttaaatttt
This Solanum dulcamara chromosome 1, daSolDulc1.2, whole genome shotgun sequence DNA region includes the following protein-coding sequences:
- the LOC129880071 gene encoding uncharacterized oxidoreductase At4g09670-like → MANSTIRIGILGCADIARKVSRAILLSQTATLYAVGSRSIDKAKKFASDNNFPATAKVYGSYEEVLDDANVDAVYVPLPTSLHIKWAVLAAQKKKHLLLEKPVGLNVEEVDVILEACESNGVQFMDGTMWMHHPRTAKMREFLSNSQKFGELKSVNTCFTFAADQNFLENDIRAKPDLDALGALGDVGWYCIRGILWAADFELPKSVIALRNPVFNKAGVIISCGASLSWEDGKIGTFHCSFLSNLTMDLTAVGTKGTLHLHDFIIPFEEKKASFISSVESGFKELVTGWEPKPSEHTVMTDIPQEALMVREFCKLVESIKNDGAKPEKKWPTLSRKTTLVLDAVKASIQKGFEAVEIVS